One Tissierellales bacterium genomic window carries:
- a CDS encoding ABC transporter ATP-binding protein, with protein MTKIIEVKNLSKHYFAEDVVIKAVDDISFSIEKEEVVAIIGKSGSGKSTLLNMLSGLDTNTSGEVLVEGLDINQMNDADRTKFRRTRIGFVFQFFNLVPTLTVWENVILTLGLNGNAPEDGFIKEIIADLGLKDKVDMYPNQLSGGEQQRVAIARALSTKPAIILADEPTGNLDSKMSFEVMDMLTKFTKKYRQTLVIVTHDDDIAKMTNRVLVMADGKVVDGELI; from the coding sequence ATGACTAAAATTATTGAAGTGAAAAACTTATCAAAACATTATTTTGCTGAGGACGTTGTCATTAAAGCAGTTGATGATATCAGCTTTTCAATAGAAAAAGAAGAAGTTGTAGCAATAATTGGCAAATCAGGTTCAGGAAAGTCGACACTATTGAATATGCTTAGCGGACTAGACACTAATACTTCCGGAGAAGTTTTAGTTGAAGGCTTAGACATAAATCAAATGAACGATGCAGATAGGACGAAGTTTAGAAGAACAAGAATAGGGTTTGTTTTTCAATTTTTTAATTTAGTGCCAACGCTTACTGTATGGGAGAATGTCATACTCACGCTAGGGCTAAATGGCAATGCGCCAGAAGATGGTTTTATAAAAGAAATAATTGCGGATTTAGGATTGAAAGATAAAGTTGATATGTATCCAAATCAATTATCTGGTGGCGAACAACAAAGAGTTGCAATTGCAAGGGCATTATCAACAAAACCAGCTATAATTCTAGCTGACGAGCCAACTGGAAATTTAGATTCTAAAATGAGCTTTGAAGTTATGGATATGTTGACAAAATTTACTAAAAAGTATAGACAAACACTAGTTATAGTTACCCATGATGATGACATTGCAAAGATGACAAACCGAGTATTGGTAATGGCGGATGGCAAGGTTGTAGATGGTGAGCTGATATGA